The Amblyomma americanum isolate KBUSLIRL-KWMA chromosome 11, ASM5285725v1, whole genome shotgun sequence genome includes the window acgacggacagagtaagggacacaaaaaacaggttcacgagcgctttttttttttgtgtcccttactctgtccgtcatccggtattttgcgcttcctagttaacaacatgcatcaccaactagcccggcagctttcTCTCCTGAAGTGTCTTGTCTGAGGTGTTGTATTTCAAGGGAACTGCAGGAATCAAGCAGTATAATGACAGGAGACGTTCACTTGTCCACTTGATTTCTTATTTCAAAGTTATTTGGAAAACTTGAGGAAAGGATAGATTAAGCCAGCGTGCTATTTTTCGTGGAATTGTGTACTGTCAGAGGTAAGTCTACAAGCTGTACAGAGCGTAATGTTAAATGGTTTTGTATGTGCAGTGTGTGTACGCTGCGACATTGAAAGAGGGAGTTCTTGTTAACAGGTGCAATTGGCTTCAAATTAATTCTGTCAGCAGCTGCTCAACCCATTTAATAAAAAGCAAAGACAAAATTTCGTGGCACAGTTCTGTGACCTAACCAAGTACACAAGAGCCCACAAGAGTCATTGGCACCATTTAAAGTCCAATTCAGTATACTGAAGGCATTGGACATTGGAAAGCCTCCCTCCTAGTTGTCCAGTTTCAGACTTGAGATGCAAAATTTTGCAATTTAAGTTACTCAGTTTACCAATTGTGGTCGGTGTCATGTATTGATCAGCATTATTATGTTAACTTTGCTAAAATTTGAGCAGCTTTCTCCCGATTGCCCTCAAACTGGCATATTAGAAAAATTATTGGCATTATGTGCAGTTAGGAGCAAATGTTCACGAGATGAGAGCGTGTGGAAAATAATACATTTTAGTGCAGTCACACAAGCCAATCACTTGAAATGCCTGCAAGTTTTAGGGAATGTGCATGAGCTGCCTGCTGGCATCAGCACTAGATGACTTCTGTTGGTGACATGGCCAGGAGTTTGTCATAGCTGTGACCTCAGCTTTCATATATGTGCAACTGCAAAGCATGGCAGATATACCTCAATGACTTGGAAATTAATTGAATATCATTGTtaatacagctttttttttctgaagaccTCATTGAGTTTGTATACCACAAGTTTGCAAGCTGTTCTTCCCCATCAGCTGGGCATTTTACATGACCTATGACTTCTCTTCTTTCTTGTGAAAAATCAGTTCAGTGATTCATTCTTAGCCTCACACTGAATCAATTAAAGCTTGGAGGTCATAAAGTGTGTCTGCTTCATGCAAAAAAAATAGTAGTTCATCACAATtatttgcttattttttatttttcactgttgCATAGTTAGGCTGACAACCTATAAAAATTGTCTTGCATAAGGCTGTGACTTGTATGCATCTTTGTATAACTACTGGTGATTACATCTTGCACTCTGTTTCGTCTCCCAccacagtggctgagtggttatggcgctcggctgctgacctgaaagacgcgagttcaatcccggccgcggcggtcgaattttgatggaggcaaaacactagaggcccatgtattgtgcaatgtcagtgcacgccaaagaaccccaggtggtcgaaatttccggagcccttcactacggagtccctcatagcctgagtcgctttgggtcgttaaatccccataaaccaaactaaaccaatctGTTTCACTCTGACATTGCGTGTAGCATCGCCACTTTGCAAGACTTTTCTGAAGTTAGCAGTAAAGCCCTGTGTGTGCACTGGAGCTGCCATCTTTAGGGCAGCAGATGGAGCAGCTTGCCACGATGACTAAAGCAGGGCTTTTTTGCATGCAGTCTCATTCTTTATCAGGTCAACAATGCCAGGAAAAAATAGTATAAGTAAATGCTTTGGGGCCACGCCGCCAGTGTCTTCCACTCTCCTCAGAGCAACCACTGTGTTCCTGCCTCTTCCTCCTCCTACTCCTGCTCTCTTGGCAGACATGGCCGCAAGCATTCGGTGATGCCGACCAATGTCAACTACCGAGCCAACATCTGGGCACTGCGAGATCTGGGCTGCACGCACATCATCGCCACCACCGCCTGTGGTTCCCTGCGCGAGGACATCAGCCCAGGGCATGTTGTCATCTTGGACCAGTTTATTGACAGGTACTGGCTGTGTACTACGAGACAGTGTTTAGACTCACACTTGCCTTGGTGTGCTTGGCCTGCACTGCCATTGAGTGTGAATGGCTGCGTTAGATGCACCCGAGTCTTGCTCGAAAGGAAAACGGTTGGGGTTAAGACACAGGAGGAGAGCAGATTGAGCTgcagaacaaacgcaggttaatgacgtCCTGGTTGAAATCGGGAAGTATaaatgcgcttgggcagggcatgcaatgcgaagtcaagataaccgctggtccttaagtgtgacgaagtggattcaaagagaaggcaagtgtagcagggggcggcagagggtCAGGTGGtcaaatgagattaggaaatttgcggcgatgagatggccgcagctggcacaggacagtcATCCACAGTGAAGCAGTTGGTGTAACAAACAGAACACGGTTTCCCTGGGATCATGATGCAGTGTTATTGTCTACAGGTATAACATTACGGTGGTTATTAACAACATAGTTATTGTTTTCATGCACAAACTCATTTCGTTTCAACTAGGGCTAAATCCAGTGAAGGTTGTGCCAAAGCAAAAGCATCATTGCAGTGCACCATTTGAGACGTGTGGTGCCTCGTGCAAGTCATGTCCATGTGCAGGACAACCAAGCGGGCACAGACCTTCTACGATGGCGGCAAGGACTCTCCCAAGGGCGTCTGCCACCTGCCCACTGCAACGCCTTTCCACCACGGATTGCGCAAGGTGCGATCACTTGCTACACTCTTTGAGAGTTGGGTGTGAGGCTTGTTTAAGAGGTGCCAATGTACTGCGGTAAACATGGAATAGTTTTGCTCTCTGCGTCCTGTCGGGATTGGACATAAAGTGTACATAACTGTTTGTTTTATTCTTATTCTCAATGCCCAGAAGGCCTTTTATGTTTTGTTTAGTTTCAAATGGTACTAACTATATTTAATTAATCTTTTTATGGGATTTCTGTCGATATGTCTGTGCCTTTCGTTAATAATGTTTCACACGTGGCATTCTTTAAATTGATGGAATGTTGTGCCTTTTCGTGTATGCTTGAGCAATGGTGCAGCCAGAAATACTTTGAGTGAAGGGAAGCGGACGGTGAAAAGGCAACAAGTAGTGCTTCAGTTCTTGACAAGTAAGAAAGAAAGTTGTCTACAACCTGTGGAGCATTTGTTGGCTCCTTGTTCACCGTTACAGCTTGGATCCTCAAATGGCTGAGTCAGCTACTCATGGCAAAATAAATAATGATTACATCTAACTCCTTTCGCATTATTGGCCACGATTTCTAAACTGCGGTCCAGAAAGAGGGACACGCAGCGTCAAAATTTCTCTTCAACAGCTGTTGTCGTTATATTTTCAGAAGACAGGAAGCTTCTTCTGACAATCACCAGCCAGAACCATGGGCAGAGCCCATGTTCATGGGACACATAGTAGCTGTGTATTTATGTAGGTGATGAGCATTGCTTTGGAGTAAACTGGAAATGGGGGACTGCTAGCTCAAGTAGTATATGCTCCTGCGATTATTTTGAACAAAAGATTGCACACTGTTGCATGAAGTAGCCTGTCGTGCCATAGGAGGCGTGGGCAGGAGAATTTTTATCTTTATATTTCTTTGGGCCACCCTCCTAACAAATGTGACATGAAATGCATTCCCACAGTTGGAGTAGCTGTCATCTTACAAGGGAAACACGTTTTTAAGAGAGCTGGTTCATCGCATGTGACTAATCACATCGTTGGCTTTGTAAATGGGGTTATGCAAAACTCCGAGACTTTATGCTCCCAAAGAAGAGTGGAAATTCAACTACACAGTCCTTAAGCATGCTCGCTCACTAGTTCACGGTAATGATGGAGCAGTGCAGTGAAACCAGCGCTACCACTTCACCTGACAGGATGGAAAATAGTCAGGAATTTTTTTAGTGCGCAAACACTATTTCACGAGGTCAGAccagctcaccgagtttgtgtgaagcttgaccttgagagtGACCTTAGCCAAACcttaaataagtaaaataaatactgccgtgACTAGGATTCGCACCTGCGGCGgcatgaacagatcagcttcgctggccactgaatgagagcactacgctatcgccaTAGCCGATTACACCTTGCTTTAAACTGCAACAGTCTCtctcactgtgcattgcacatcgtcgacTACATCAATATTACTATCGAAGTAATACCATCGCCAGATGTGCCACGGCCCAGCAAACAAACCCATGAGCCAACCacgctaaacacatgctttcctgCGTCTACTCAGAACTGTGTTAAAAccctacctttcttttttttctttttttttacaggctgGAAAAGTAAGCACCACAATGGTTATGTTTGTTTGCATCTCCTGTCGCAGGTTTTGATCGAGACCGTGCGGCAGCTGCAAATTCCACACCACGAGGCGGGCACAGTGGTGACCATCGAGGGCCCGCGCTTTTCGACCCGCGCCGAAAGCTGCATGTTCCGCTCCTGGCACAGCCACGTCATCAACATGACCACGGTGCCTGAGGTATCCACCCCACCAGTGTTTGCGCTTggctgtctttctttttctgggaCATCCCTGTCAccttgtgcatgttttctttcactcGGCATTGTTCGGAGCTTGGCATGTCAGCAGAGACTTGCCTCGTCAGTAGGCAAATcagaaagaaaagaacacaatACTCCAAATAAGGTCTCGTGACGAGAGAACCAAGGTTTCAGTGCCGACTCAGTGCCTTCATCAGGGATGACTGTATTGGGCAAGCAAGGCACCTTTTTAAACCTTTTCTTGGCCACTACCTCAGTTCCGGCAAAGGAGTCCCCGCCGTGCGAGTCACCTATGTGAAGGTGCGAACAATGTGTTTGCAGGGTGACAGGAGACTGGCGTCGCAGCATTACGAAGGCCATTAGTGTATGCTGAAGGAAGACATTTTTTAGATGTTTTAACGTTTCTGTGTATGCTTAGTTTGTGACAGGATTCTACAAGTTGTCGCTTTAGCGAGTTGGACTCGGTGTCAACGACTTTGTTATGTCTGTCACCGGGACAAGCGTTAGCTTGATGTGCTGTTTTTTAACTGTCAGCCTTCAATTTTTTGGCTGCCTCCTTCCTTGTCATGGGCTGTCATGGGCGTTTTATGGATTCCAGTTAATTGCTAAACTTGCACACCCCCAGGCAACTTTTAATGTCACCTGAACGTAGGTGAATTCAAGTTTCAAGTAGCTTTGCACCTGTGGCTAGGGTCACTGCAGGATAACTTAGCCGAAGGGCACATTACCTTTATTCACATTATTTCTGCTAGGGCATTCGCTTTAAAATGTTTTATGCAATCATACTTTTAGGACTCTTGCGGGCATTGCATGTAGCGCGGGAGGGTTAAAAGTAACGACTTAAGAAGCATAAGCAACAGCACAGATGCTGATAACAAGAGCAATAAAAGAACATGCACAAAACAAGTAAGTAATTAGACAACAGTGTTTAGGGAATACTTTAGTTTGTGAATGAATGTGTCATGATTGTGCGTGGGCACAATTCCAGCGGGAAGTCAACTCCGTGTATAAATTGGTAGAGCCAGCAGTGAGTAATGCGCAAGGTGCAGGCTTTTACCATATGCCCTCATTCACGAGCTATACTTACGTACTCCCCCAACTCGGCAGCCCGAAATTCGGAAAAAGAAACGCTGATGTGCAGAGCGTACAGTGACGGGCAGGTAGCAACCATGACCAAGTGATTTGCCCCTGGATATTACAGTGAAGCTGTTAATGGCTGAGTTGTGGCATGAGTAGCATCATCATTATCGTAGTACATCACAGTACCATCTAGCAATCATATGGCATCAGTGACAGCTAGGGGCCGTCTGGGCGCTTTGCATAGGTTTTCGTGGAGTGCAGATAGCAAAAGCAAAAATGGCAAAAGCATTAATAGCTGCACTCAAACACAGTGATGGGAAAGCATAATCATAGAGGCATTTTTTATTGTTCAAAGATTTAAGGTTACAAAATTTAGAAAGCCACGAATGACACTGAGGATAGTTGCACTTATTAGTGGCAAAACCAACACAAGTTAAAAGTTCTAATCACACTCCTAGCAGCACATGTAGAACCAAACTTCAGATATCACGTGGATATACAGCGTGGATGATGAAGCATTTTTACCCGTGTGCTTGAAAAACTGGACCAAAAAATGCTGTGCTCATCTAAGGGATCTTGTCGAGAATTGCAAGGAAGAAGTGCAGCCACTGCACAATATGTGGTGTATAATTCATGAGCACAAAATGTTTATGGGCCCTCACAGTGGTTCTTGCAAAAGCCTCGCTTGCAAAAATATTGAGATTTCTGTTAATTGTTACATAATTCCAGTACTCTTGCGATTACCATACTTTCGCAATTCTAAGCATCCCCTCCCCCCCTCGTTTTGTAAAAAATTCGccatggtttagctctggttaaacctggagtgacgcgatagctacagctggctgagtggaactcgctcagccgaattgcaaagccagtctttcgccgctccgtttcgctgggcgttccttcttcatcttcgtcccacctgACACAGCGTATGTgcacagctgttgcgcgccgcgccgccggcagcagcagctgctccgcaccacgtgatcagcccACATGACCAACGGCACCGGCgaggtggccacgctgaaggctcgaaatgctagcgtaaatttagctatcgctaaaaaaattggaaaaagttTGTACGCGAATCTaagcaacgcttttttttttttgcaaggaagAGTGCAGAGCCAAGCTGCCAAGCACGCTTGCTCATTGTGCCATCCAGCTGGAGCCATTGGAGTCGCATGGCACTGCAGCATCCTCAGCACTATGTCCAGTACCTGGTGTTGCTACGATCCGACACCATATGAGAGATGGTGGCACATAACATCAAAAAGTTGCCAAAAGCACATTACAGTAATCACATTTGCTGAAGACGATAGAA containing:
- the LOC144111383 gene encoding S-methyl-5'-thioadenosine phosphorylase-like; this translates as MAGAQKALRVGIIGGSGLDDPDILENRQEHTVKTPFGEPSDVLVSGRIGEVDCVLLARHGRKHSVMPTNVNYRANIWALRDLGCTHIIATTACGSLREDISPGHVVILDQFIDRTTKRAQTFYDGGKDSPKGVCHLPTATPFHHGLRKVLIETVRQLQIPHHEAGTVVTIEGPRFSTRAESCMFRSWHSHVINMTTVPEVILAKEAGLLYAAIALVTDYDCWRLDVHHVDVEQVMETMRHNSSIAVRILRAALPKIASIDWSSHLKEAQDEVTRAVMK